From one Thermatribacter velox genomic stretch:
- the pyk gene encoding pyruvate kinase gives MRKTKIVCTLGPASLKREVIREMIQSGMDVARLNFSHGDHDFHREIAHSVREESKVFGKPVALLQDLQGIKIRIGEAENGVVELKENSIIEVVPGNGLTTSSRIYINYEPLLKDIQEGEEILLDDGLLRLKVTSKHPDRLLAEVIEGGPLRSRKGVNFPHTRISACTFTEKDRYDLKAGIEIGVDYVALSFVRKAEDILRVKEWAKKEGFKLPPLIAKIEKKEALENVEEIVEVAEGIMVARGDLGVEISTEMVPVWQKLLVEAANRKGKIVIIATQMLESMREHTSPTRAEATDVANAVLDGTDALMLSAETAIGKFPALATRTMHSIICATEQHLYSRIFVTYDPQGIFPEAMVSGAIQTAQDIKAKAIVVFTHSGFTATLISNLRPATPVIAMTPDPNTFTRLPLLWGVYPHLLTMREKTVNTELLKEAEEILVAQYNAQKGDPVVFVASSPFLGNRNLLRLHRIGDPLEEESQCNTDSVR, from the coding sequence ATGCGAAAAACTAAAATAGTGTGTACTCTGGGGCCAGCTTCGTTAAAAAGAGAAGTAATCCGGGAAATGATTCAGTCTGGTATGGATGTGGCACGGTTAAACTTTTCCCATGGAGATCACGACTTCCACCGCGAAATAGCACATTCAGTGCGAGAAGAGTCTAAAGTTTTTGGGAAGCCGGTTGCTCTTCTTCAGGACCTCCAGGGAATAAAAATACGCATAGGAGAAGCAGAAAACGGTGTGGTCGAGCTGAAAGAGAACTCTATTATAGAAGTTGTGCCAGGTAATGGACTAACCACCTCTTCCCGAATTTACATCAACTATGAACCCCTGCTTAAGGACATACAAGAAGGAGAAGAAATCCTGCTCGACGACGGTCTTCTGCGCTTGAAGGTCACCAGTAAACACCCGGACCGCCTTTTGGCCGAAGTCATTGAAGGAGGCCCTTTACGTTCCAGAAAGGGGGTCAACTTTCCTCACACCCGTATATCAGCATGTACTTTTACCGAAAAGGACCGCTACGATCTTAAAGCTGGCATTGAAATAGGTGTAGACTATGTTGCTCTTTCCTTTGTAAGAAAAGCCGAAGATATCCTCAGAGTTAAAGAATGGGCCAAGAAAGAAGGGTTCAAACTTCCTCCTCTCATTGCCAAGATAGAAAAGAAAGAAGCCCTGGAAAATGTAGAAGAAATAGTCGAAGTAGCTGAAGGTATCATGGTGGCCCGGGGTGACCTAGGTGTAGAGATATCCACGGAGATGGTTCCTGTATGGCAAAAACTGCTTGTAGAAGCGGCCAATCGTAAAGGAAAAATCGTGATCATTGCCACCCAGATGCTTGAATCAATGCGAGAACATACCAGCCCTACCCGGGCAGAGGCCACCGATGTAGCCAATGCTGTACTGGATGGTACAGACGCTCTGATGCTTTCTGCAGAAACCGCAATCGGTAAATTTCCAGCCTTGGCTACCAGGACCATGCACTCCATAATATGTGCCACTGAACAGCATCTATACTCAAGAATATTTGTAACCTACGACCCTCAAGGTATTTTCCCTGAAGCAATGGTTTCGGGAGCTATCCAGACTGCCCAGGACATTAAAGCCAAAGCAATTGTAGTTTTCACGCACTCGGGGTTCACAGCTACATTGATTTCTAACCTTCGACCCGCAACTCCAGTAATTGCCATGACTCCTGACCCTAATACATTTACCCGTCTGCCACTCCTCTGGGGAGTATACCCTCACCTGCTTACAATGAGGGAAAAAACAGTAAATACCGAACTACTAAAAGAAGCCGAAGAAATACTGGTAGCACAATATAACGCTCAAAAGGGAGACCCGGTAGTCTTTGTGGCCAGCTCGCCTTTCCTGGGCAACCGTAATCTCCTGCGACTCCACCGCATAGGAGACCCCTTGGAAGAAGAGAGTCAGTGCAATACAGATAGCGTACGCTAA
- a CDS encoding YbgA family protein: MRQFERPKVVISKCLGFEHCRYDGSIIESPLVTKLKDFVDFIPVCPEVEIGLGVPRRPIHIVLLKEGMHLIQSETEKDVTADLVSFAETFLNIRDVAGFILKAKSPSCGVGDAKIYVPQSKKVAQKGNGLFAQQIINKYGYLAIESERRLENRAIYEHFLSKIFATADFWAAKHTLSMKKLIDFHTRYKLFLMAHHQSATKELGKIVANPHGKDTETVFAEYEVHFFRALRRAMNRRLAINVFYHVLGYFKDKLAHSEKGLFMNLLEGFRRGTVAFPVLVNIVRVWIARFNEPYLAQQVFFSPYPLELSPQEIYDTIPESDYWNRLFPEER, from the coding sequence ATGAGGCAATTTGAGAGACCGAAAGTTGTAATCAGCAAATGTCTCGGTTTTGAGCATTGCCGTTACGATGGATCGATCATCGAAAGCCCACTGGTAACAAAGCTGAAAGATTTTGTTGACTTTATACCGGTTTGTCCCGAGGTGGAAATAGGGTTGGGGGTTCCGCGTCGGCCTATTCACATAGTTCTTTTAAAAGAGGGTATGCACCTCATTCAAAGCGAAACGGAGAAAGATGTAACCGCTGATTTGGTGAGTTTTGCAGAGACTTTTCTCAACATTCGGGATGTAGCTGGTTTTATCCTGAAGGCGAAATCTCCTTCCTGCGGCGTTGGCGATGCCAAAATTTATGTTCCCCAAAGCAAAAAAGTGGCCCAAAAGGGGAATGGTTTGTTTGCACAGCAAATTATCAACAAATATGGATATCTGGCTATAGAGAGCGAACGAAGGCTTGAGAATAGGGCCATTTATGAACATTTCTTAAGCAAAATTTTTGCTACCGCAGATTTTTGGGCAGCGAAGCACACACTTTCCATGAAAAAGCTCATAGATTTTCACACTCGCTACAAACTTTTTTTGATGGCTCACCATCAAAGCGCAACAAAGGAGTTGGGGAAAATTGTGGCGAATCCACACGGGAAGGATACTGAGACGGTCTTTGCTGAATACGAAGTCCATTTTTTCAGGGCCTTGCGTAGAGCTATGAATCGCAGGCTGGCAATAAACGTTTTTTACCATGTCTTAGGATATTTTAAGGATAAGCTTGCGCATTCTGAAAAAGGATTATTTATGAATTTGCTTGAAGGGTTTCGTCGCGGTACCGTTGCCTTTCCTGTTTTAGTCAACATTGTACGGGTATGGATTGCAAGGTTTAACGAACCTTATCTTGCTCAGCAAGTGTTCTTCTCTCCCTATCCTCTGGAGCTTTCTCCTCAGGAAATTTATGATACTATTCCAGAAAGTGATTACTGGAACAGGTTATTTCCAGAGGAACGCTGA
- a CDS encoding ABC transporter substrate-binding protein → MFSHSFFRIVLASVVFSLVLAFASVVFGGEVTFWTQETEKERMEIIRALAEEFMSKNPDIKINVVPVEENDIPTKLGAAKAAGNPPDIVELGLAPATGYASEGLLDIAMTTEVIQNLGEETFSPAALALLRSVQGEGYIAIPLDAWIQLIYYRKDLFDQAGLGAPDTWDGLEKAAKALNTPPKRFGIAMGSHPEKLFTQQGFEFIALSNGARIFNPQGELVVNSPEMEEALEWYAMMIREYGPPGYLDWRETNQYYLTDRVATAVYSSYLLGDIAGVRDREWAPIEGLPSKTGIVAKLNGPKLSGTYGEMYTLAILKGANPETKQWAEFLMSDGYVRWLFMAVYGKAPVRVSAIDQWKEHEILKLYDPQAIENLLEGINSFRRWGYFEGISFPVIEKIYNLYLFPKAVDKVRTKEWSSSQAVKWLEDEIRKLLEE, encoded by the coding sequence TTGTTTAGCCACAGCTTTTTCCGCATTGTGTTGGCTTCTGTTGTTTTCTCACTGGTTTTGGCTTTTGCTTCGGTGGTGTTTGGAGGTGAAGTTACTTTTTGGACCCAGGAGACCGAGAAGGAACGCATGGAAATAATTCGTGCCCTTGCCGAAGAGTTCATGAGTAAAAACCCGGACATTAAAATCAACGTTGTGCCGGTAGAAGAAAACGATATTCCTACCAAATTAGGTGCTGCAAAGGCGGCAGGCAACCCGCCTGACATTGTTGAATTAGGTTTAGCCCCGGCCACGGGATATGCGAGTGAAGGTTTGTTGGATATTGCTATGACTACAGAAGTTATCCAAAACCTGGGCGAAGAAACGTTTAGTCCGGCAGCCCTAGCTCTTCTTCGTTCCGTGCAGGGAGAGGGCTATATCGCCATACCTCTTGATGCTTGGATTCAGCTCATTTATTACCGTAAGGACCTTTTTGACCAGGCTGGATTGGGTGCACCAGATACCTGGGATGGTCTTGAAAAAGCCGCAAAAGCCCTTAATACTCCTCCAAAACGTTTCGGCATCGCCATGGGTTCACACCCTGAGAAGCTTTTCACTCAGCAAGGTTTTGAGTTTATCGCTCTCTCCAATGGAGCAAGGATTTTTAATCCTCAGGGGGAACTGGTGGTCAATTCTCCCGAAATGGAAGAAGCTCTTGAGTGGTATGCTATGATGATTCGTGAATACGGTCCTCCTGGATACTTAGATTGGCGGGAAACTAACCAGTATTACCTCACCGACCGGGTTGCAACGGCTGTTTATTCCTCTTATCTCCTGGGAGATATTGCTGGTGTTCGGGACCGTGAATGGGCTCCAATTGAGGGTTTGCCCTCTAAGACAGGCATTGTCGCCAAGCTTAATGGTCCGAAGCTTTCTGGCACCTATGGTGAAATGTATACACTGGCGATTTTGAAGGGAGCAAATCCTGAAACCAAACAATGGGCTGAGTTCTTGATGAGCGATGGCTATGTGCGCTGGCTGTTCATGGCGGTTTACGGGAAAGCTCCTGTACGGGTTAGCGCCATTGATCAGTGGAAAGAACATGAAATTTTGAAACTATACGATCCTCAGGCGATTGAAAACCTTTTGGAGGGAATTAACTCCTTCCGCAGGTGGGGCTACTTTGAAGGTATTTCTTTCCCGGTAATAGAAAAGATTTACAATCTTTATTTGTTCCCCAAGGCAGTTGATAAAGTACGTACTAAAGAGTGGAGTTCTTCTCAGGCTGTGAAGTGGTTGGAAGACGAAATAAGGAAGCTGCTGGAAGAATAA
- a CDS encoding carbohydrate ABC transporter permease, producing the protein MRYSLRRREEILAFQFLLPTLLVIALIILYPLLFNVWLSFQRVTLTSIGENNPFAGFKNFWAVFRNQEFLPALWVNIFYSVTSSFFAMLLGLWAALIINQRFRGRGLVRGIFLFPYVAPVIALAFVWRWILNPLYGVGNYFLVSLGVTDVGWAWLSEKPLALIAVIVFQAWRYFPFCMLLTLARLQAIPQEFFEVGDVEGASSAQKFFYIVLPELRNTLGVIFLLRFMWSFNKFDDIYLLTGGAAGTKTLPIMVYNLGFEVQNLGEGAACSMVLFLILIVSLPIYIKRVLRW; encoded by the coding sequence ATGCGTTATTCTTTAAGAAGGAGAGAAGAAATACTTGCTTTTCAGTTTCTCCTGCCCACGCTCCTGGTGATTGCACTCATTATCCTCTATCCTCTTTTGTTCAACGTTTGGCTGAGTTTTCAACGGGTAACTTTAACCTCTATAGGAGAAAATAATCCTTTTGCCGGATTTAAGAATTTTTGGGCAGTGTTTCGCAATCAGGAGTTTTTGCCGGCTCTTTGGGTGAATATTTTTTATTCAGTCACTTCTTCCTTTTTTGCCATGCTTCTTGGCTTGTGGGCGGCGCTAATTATTAACCAGCGCTTCAGAGGAAGAGGTCTAGTTCGGGGTATCTTTCTTTTTCCTTATGTTGCTCCGGTAATTGCACTGGCCTTTGTTTGGCGCTGGATTCTAAACCCCCTTTATGGAGTTGGCAACTACTTTCTGGTAAGCCTTGGTGTCACCGACGTCGGATGGGCCTGGCTTTCAGAGAAACCGCTGGCTTTAATTGCGGTAATTGTTTTTCAGGCCTGGAGGTATTTCCCGTTTTGCATGTTGCTGACTTTAGCCAGACTTCAAGCCATACCTCAAGAATTCTTTGAGGTTGGAGATGTTGAAGGCGCAAGCAGTGCGCAAAAGTTTTTTTATATTGTTCTTCCTGAGTTACGCAATACTCTGGGTGTTATATTTTTGCTTCGTTTTATGTGGTCATTTAACAAGTTTGATGATATTTATCTCCTTACCGGAGGTGCTGCAGGGACCAAAACGTTGCCCATAATGGTCTACAACCTGGGTTTTGAAGTTCAAAACCTGGGAGAAGGTGCGGCCTGCTCGATGGTTCTTTTTCTGATACTCATCGTGTCTCTCCCCATATATATAAAGAGGGTGCTTAGATGGTGA
- a CDS encoding carbohydrate ABC transporter permease, producing the protein MVKRKKLSIASRVSLFLFLVVVLFPFYWMLISSVKNFGELFAWPPVFWPRNWGIRAYAEALFSYGFINYALNSLYVTLLTVFLTLVISIAGAYAIARLRFPGRNLVSNLVLLVYTLPPVLLVIPLYLIVSRLRLQDNLNGLLVAYLSQTLPVGIYMLASYLVTIPRDIEEAALVDGCSRPQVVIKVILPLATPALTVVILYTFMIAWNEFLFAMVFLNSQEKFTLPIGLNHLFSGYHQPWDIIMAASMIITLPIIFLFLILERYIVGGITAGAVKG; encoded by the coding sequence ATGGTGAAAAGGAAAAAGTTGAGCATTGCTTCCCGGGTTTCTCTCTTTCTTTTCCTTGTGGTGGTTCTTTTCCCCTTTTACTGGATGCTCATTTCTTCAGTGAAGAACTTTGGAGAGCTTTTTGCCTGGCCTCCGGTTTTCTGGCCTCGTAACTGGGGTATTCGTGCCTATGCAGAGGCTCTGTTCAGTTATGGTTTCATAAATTATGCTCTGAATAGCCTTTACGTTACCTTGCTTACCGTGTTTTTGACTTTGGTGATAAGCATTGCCGGAGCCTATGCTATTGCTCGCCTCAGGTTTCCTGGTAGAAATTTGGTTTCTAACCTGGTGCTTTTAGTGTATACTTTACCTCCTGTTTTGCTGGTAATACCTTTGTATCTCATCGTTTCCAGGCTACGACTCCAAGATAATCTGAATGGTTTGCTCGTTGCTTATTTGAGTCAAACTCTTCCCGTAGGCATTTATATGCTTGCTTCTTATCTGGTTACCATTCCCCGTGATATTGAAGAGGCAGCCCTGGTTGACGGTTGTAGCAGACCACAGGTGGTGATAAAAGTGATCTTACCTCTTGCTACTCCTGCGCTTACGGTGGTTATTCTGTATACTTTTATGATCGCCTGGAATGAATTTCTTTTTGCAATGGTGTTTTTGAACAGTCAGGAAAAGTTTACTTTGCCCATAGGGTTGAATCATCTCTTTTCTGGGTATCACCAGCCCTGGGACATCATTATGGCTGCTTCCATGATCATAACTCTTCCGATTATCTTTTTGTTCTTGATTCTGGAAAGATATATTGTGGGAGGTATAACTGCCGGTGCGGTAAAGGGGTGA
- a CDS encoding TIM-barrel domain-containing protein, with protein MQVEKWVTLKSIDFTSGVLKAQIQSETGRSLSLNIGFVSPSTFRIVVGGKSSNSCLEKEPGFIEAGVKSREGVFCLESEKSILEVCVKPFSIKVKNSLSSEVIAETRFHDPDASGSDLSPGCGFDLQENRQVFSWRLFQDEHFFGLGEKFTDWNKRGQLITCWNRNAYGAGSEKSYKNVPFLLSSRKYAIFVNTTSKVVFDLGVSSNFSHFLVVHEPVLDFLVIRGDSFADILREYFRLTGWPRPVPLWSLGLWVSVFGDHRSGDIMHAGRILGVLKEAETQRFPLDVLHLDPFWMGESGYCSFHWSLEYFPDPEDFLNKVRGYKIKVCLWEHPYLDTNTEIFQEAKTGGFLVKDKSGNPYIAPLAFRGIKTEARGSRERYNPAGIVDFSNPEASEWYKEKHRHLIEMGVSTFKTDFGEEIPEDGLFHNGKTGKEMHNLYPLLYNRIVYEVLADYFENPVVWGRSGFSGMQRYPLCWSGDPLCDFDSMAATLRGGLSLSVSGVPFWSHDVGGFMGSPDPLLFIRWLQFAVLCSHVRLHGTTTRLPWKFDQRTCNIARKFIRLRYRLLPYLWGEAMKVWEEGNLFLRPLFWEYPEDQTTFWIWWEYFLGESFLVVPVLNSENEVKIYLPEGKWLEFWGGEVIAGPRWLQREVPLDKIPVFVRENSVIPQVRNPIRRAEEPWETLSLDVFGVTSLEQRFPIAEDMFALLRAQSAEKEYAIQLQAPQSRDWILRLHDVKEPKRVHTEPSAYWLWKDNTLNVFFKDCVYFSFCTIFA; from the coding sequence GTGCAAGTGGAAAAATGGGTAACCCTGAAAAGCATTGATTTTACCTCCGGAGTTTTAAAAGCTCAAATTCAGAGTGAAACCGGGAGAAGTCTATCTCTTAACATTGGTTTTGTTTCTCCCAGTACTTTTAGGATTGTTGTTGGAGGAAAGAGCTCCAATTCCTGCCTGGAGAAAGAACCGGGATTTATTGAAGCGGGGGTGAAATCCAGAGAGGGCGTCTTTTGTCTTGAAAGCGAGAAGAGTATTCTTGAAGTTTGTGTTAAACCTTTTTCGATAAAGGTAAAGAATTCCCTTTCTTCCGAAGTGATTGCTGAGACCAGGTTCCACGATCCGGATGCTTCCGGAAGTGACCTTTCTCCAGGCTGTGGTTTTGATTTGCAGGAAAACCGGCAGGTTTTTTCCTGGCGTCTTTTTCAGGACGAACACTTCTTTGGTTTGGGAGAAAAATTTACTGACTGGAATAAAAGAGGACAATTAATAACTTGCTGGAATCGTAATGCTTATGGGGCAGGCAGCGAGAAAAGCTATAAGAATGTCCCCTTCTTATTGAGTTCCAGAAAATACGCGATTTTTGTCAACACCACTTCTAAGGTTGTTTTTGACCTGGGAGTAAGTTCTAATTTTAGCCACTTTTTGGTTGTGCACGAACCCGTTCTGGATTTCCTCGTTATTCGTGGTGATTCTTTTGCCGATATCCTGAGAGAATATTTTAGGTTAACGGGCTGGCCTCGCCCGGTTCCTCTGTGGAGTCTGGGTTTGTGGGTATCGGTATTTGGAGATCACCGCTCAGGAGATATTATGCATGCGGGGCGCATTTTGGGGGTACTTAAAGAAGCTGAGACACAGAGATTTCCTCTGGATGTATTGCATTTGGATCCTTTCTGGATGGGCGAGAGCGGTTACTGTTCTTTTCATTGGAGTCTTGAATATTTTCCTGATCCTGAGGATTTTCTCAATAAGGTTCGTGGATATAAAATAAAGGTTTGTCTCTGGGAACATCCCTATCTTGATACTAACACGGAGATTTTCCAGGAAGCAAAAACCGGTGGTTTTCTGGTGAAGGATAAAAGCGGCAACCCTTATATTGCGCCCCTTGCCTTCCGGGGTATAAAGACCGAAGCCAGGGGAAGTAGGGAAAGATATAATCCTGCTGGGATTGTGGACTTTTCGAATCCGGAAGCCAGTGAGTGGTATAAGGAAAAGCATCGGCATCTTATCGAGATGGGAGTTTCCACGTTTAAGACTGATTTTGGTGAGGAGATACCCGAGGACGGCTTATTCCACAATGGGAAAACCGGAAAAGAAATGCATAATCTTTATCCGTTACTCTATAACCGGATAGTATACGAAGTACTTGCTGATTATTTTGAGAACCCCGTTGTTTGGGGAAGGTCGGGCTTTTCCGGTATGCAAAGATATCCACTCTGCTGGTCTGGAGACCCTCTTTGTGATTTTGATAGTATGGCAGCAACCCTTCGAGGAGGATTGAGCTTGAGTGTTTCTGGAGTACCTTTCTGGAGCCATGATGTGGGTGGTTTTATGGGGAGTCCTGATCCACTGCTTTTTATAAGGTGGTTGCAGTTTGCTGTATTGTGCTCTCATGTTAGATTGCATGGAACAACTACCAGACTCCCCTGGAAATTCGATCAACGCACCTGTAACATTGCTCGTAAGTTTATCAGGCTTCGTTATCGCTTGCTTCCCTATCTTTGGGGAGAGGCAATGAAAGTGTGGGAGGAGGGAAATCTCTTTTTGCGTCCTCTTTTCTGGGAGTACCCTGAGGATCAAACTACCTTTTGGATATGGTGGGAATATTTTCTGGGAGAATCTTTTCTGGTTGTCCCGGTTTTGAATTCGGAGAACGAAGTAAAAATTTATCTTCCGGAAGGCAAATGGCTCGAGTTCTGGGGCGGTGAGGTGATTGCTGGACCTCGCTGGCTACAAAGAGAAGTTCCTCTTGATAAGATCCCGGTCTTCGTTCGAGAAAACTCGGTGATTCCTCAAGTCAGGAATCCTATTCGGCGTGCTGAAGAACCTTGGGAAACTCTGTCACTCGATGTTTTTGGTGTTACTTCTTTGGAACAGAGATTTCCTATTGCCGAAGACATGTTTGCTCTGCTCAGGGCGCAAAGTGCTGAGAAGGAATACGCCATTCAACTCCAGGCTCCTCAAAGTAGAGACTGGATTTTGCGCCTTCATGATGTTAAGGAGCCAAAAAGAGTGCACACAGAACCTTCAGCCTACTGGCTGTGGAAAGATAACACCCTGAATGTCTTTTTTAAAGATTGTGTCTACTTCAGTTTTTGCACAATTTTTGCGTAA
- a CDS encoding uroporphyrinogen decarboxylase family protein, whose translation MAPKERVQKAIQRKKVELDRLPHQIDFTWKMKQKVSKASGLKEQELPFALKNHIFYIDTHQKVRKDETKGVDYDIFGVGWDIVRSEGYLPIEHPLDSWEKVKTYQFPDPKSPVLYRDAQNIERAKEEGMFILGCQGWALFERAWLLRGFENFMMDLADNLDRAEKLLDEITEYQIEVSKNLIKLGVDGIYTGDDYGSQRGLLISKKTWQKLIKPRLAKVWKVAKNEGLPVFHHSCGNVVDILDDMIEIGLNVLLPVQPQAMDIKLLQERFGDRLSFMGGVSTQQTLPFGSPGEVKEEVKNCIEILGERGGYIIAASHEITSDCSIENLRAFLETIRDVNGSEIPLLESLKP comes from the coding sequence ATGGCTCCCAAAGAAAGAGTTCAAAAAGCCATCCAGAGGAAAAAGGTCGAACTGGATCGGTTACCCCACCAGATAGATTTCACCTGGAAAATGAAACAGAAAGTTTCCAAAGCTTCAGGCCTCAAAGAGCAAGAGTTGCCCTTTGCACTAAAAAATCACATCTTCTACATTGATACTCACCAGAAAGTCCGCAAAGACGAAACAAAAGGCGTGGACTACGATATATTCGGTGTTGGTTGGGATATTGTACGCTCCGAAGGTTATTTACCAATTGAACACCCCCTCGATAGCTGGGAAAAAGTGAAAACCTACCAGTTTCCTGATCCCAAATCCCCAGTTCTCTACCGTGATGCGCAAAATATCGAGCGAGCCAAAGAAGAGGGAATGTTTATCTTGGGCTGTCAGGGATGGGCATTATTCGAGAGAGCCTGGCTTTTGAGGGGTTTTGAAAACTTCATGATGGATTTGGCAGACAACCTAGACAGGGCAGAAAAACTTTTGGACGAAATCACCGAATATCAGATAGAGGTTTCCAAAAATCTTATCAAGCTCGGCGTTGACGGGATTTACACTGGAGACGACTATGGAAGCCAAAGGGGACTGTTAATTTCCAAAAAGACCTGGCAAAAGCTTATCAAACCTCGACTTGCCAAAGTCTGGAAAGTTGCTAAGAACGAAGGATTGCCGGTTTTCCATCACTCCTGCGGTAATGTGGTGGACATCCTTGACGATATGATAGAAATAGGACTGAACGTTTTACTCCCTGTGCAACCCCAAGCTATGGACATAAAACTGCTACAGGAACGTTTCGGCGATAGGCTCTCCTTTATGGGGGGAGTGAGCACTCAGCAAACCCTTCCCTTTGGGAGTCCGGGAGAGGTTAAAGAAGAGGTGAAAAATTGCATAGAAATCCTTGGCGAAAGAGGCGGCTACATCATTGCTGCTTCTCACGAGATAACTTCTGATTGTTCCATTGAAAACCTTAGAGCTTTCCTTGAGACTATACGCGATGTAAATGGGAGTGAAATTCCGCTTTTGGAAAGCTTAAAGCCTTAA
- a CDS encoding L-rhamnose mutarotase, with translation MKRYGMVIKVKPEKLEEYKKLHQNVWPGVLKTIKECNIRNYSIFYKDGYLFSYYEYVGDNYEEDMKKMAQDPVTQEWWKLCKPCQEPLETRKEGEWWAEMEEVFHVD, from the coding sequence TTGAAAAGGTATGGCATGGTAATCAAAGTAAAACCTGAAAAACTGGAAGAATACAAGAAGCTGCACCAGAACGTATGGCCAGGAGTGCTCAAAACTATTAAAGAGTGCAATATTCGTAACTACAGCATCTTCTACAAAGATGGGTATCTTTTTAGTTACTATGAATATGTGGGCGATAATTACGAAGAAGACATGAAGAAGATGGCTCAAGATCCGGTAACTCAGGAATGGTGGAAGCTTTGCAAACCCTGCCAGGAACCCCTGGAAACCCGCAAAGAGGGAGAATGGTGGGCAGAAATGGAAGAAGTATTCCATGTTGATTAA